One genomic region from Leptospira tipperaryensis encodes:
- a CDS encoding GAF domain-containing SpoIIE family protein phosphatase, protein MTHADLEFQKLKSILNTSTILNANLDLYQLLPLIMLYSKDLLEAEASSLFLLDETGEFLYCEVALGEKGEIIQKYGRLDVGQGIAGWVAKEKKAIILDDAYSDPRFNQDWDKKTGYRTRSLVCVPLFVDDKIIGTLEILNKTKERAFDSSDLNYLSSLSEVAAIAIQNAKIHDNLKKRILELSLLYEFEKLIVSEKSIHELGNWVLDKILEFLEARTGTIYLADHKSKTLRILAAKGIPKEAVHSIVVPFGEGIAGWVAQERKNLLIQNLEEDKRYNQDAKYKFEANSLISSPLIYRDELLGVISVNSKNSGFAFHGNDLEMLGAIANRLSVTIKNADLFHRVVDSDRELQRAREVMSKVIPTTIPYIKGLEVGAQHIPYSNVGGDFYSIFKLDTERTGFLIADVSGHGLSASVIAAVMNTIISTYDKETLSSPSRFFTGLNHALNNKMAGNFVTAFYCVIDTEKNSILFSNAGHNHPLLLQNATDTMIPLETKGKLIGVIPDLFFEENSTAFRVGDRLVLYTDGLSEHSSEDRSKRYTEELVSLSIRKSISKNGKDASEQIVEDSIDYCNRPKFDDDVTLLVIDRK, encoded by the coding sequence ATGACTCACGCTGATTTAGAATTTCAAAAACTGAAGAGTATTCTCAATACGAGTACGATCTTAAATGCGAATTTGGATCTTTATCAGCTCTTACCTTTGATCATGCTCTATTCCAAGGATCTCTTGGAAGCCGAAGCGAGTTCTCTTTTTCTTTTGGATGAAACCGGAGAATTTTTGTATTGCGAAGTCGCTCTCGGAGAGAAAGGCGAAATCATTCAAAAATACGGACGTTTGGACGTAGGTCAGGGAATCGCGGGCTGGGTCGCAAAAGAGAAAAAAGCAATCATCCTCGACGACGCGTATTCGGATCCTAGGTTCAATCAAGACTGGGATAAGAAGACCGGTTATAGAACTCGTTCCTTAGTCTGCGTTCCTCTTTTCGTGGACGATAAGATCATAGGAACTCTCGAAATTCTAAACAAGACAAAGGAACGCGCCTTTGATTCTTCCGATCTCAATTATCTTTCCTCCTTATCCGAAGTGGCTGCGATTGCCATCCAGAACGCAAAGATTCACGACAATCTCAAAAAGAGAATCTTAGAACTCTCGCTTCTTTATGAATTTGAAAAACTCATCGTTTCGGAAAAGAGCATTCATGAACTCGGAAACTGGGTCTTGGATAAAATCTTAGAATTTTTAGAAGCAAGAACCGGAACGATCTATCTCGCGGATCACAAAAGTAAAACTCTGAGAATTCTAGCGGCCAAGGGGATTCCGAAAGAAGCGGTTCATTCTATCGTGGTTCCTTTCGGTGAAGGAATCGCCGGCTGGGTCGCACAAGAAAGAAAAAATCTTCTGATCCAAAATCTGGAAGAAGACAAACGTTATAATCAGGACGCAAAGTATAAGTTTGAAGCAAATTCTTTGATCTCTTCTCCTCTGATCTATAGGGACGAACTCTTAGGAGTGATCAGCGTAAACAGTAAGAATTCCGGTTTTGCTTTTCACGGCAACGATCTCGAAATGCTCGGCGCGATCGCGAACCGACTTTCGGTCACGATCAAAAATGCGGATCTCTTTCATAGAGTCGTCGACTCCGATCGGGAATTACAAAGAGCAAGAGAAGTCATGTCGAAAGTGATCCCGACAACGATTCCTTATATCAAAGGATTGGAAGTCGGAGCTCAACATATCCCCTACTCCAATGTCGGAGGGGATTTTTATAGCATCTTTAAATTGGATACGGAGAGAACCGGATTTCTCATCGCCGACGTTTCGGGTCACGGGCTTTCTGCTTCGGTGATCGCCGCGGTGATGAACACGATCATTTCCACTTACGATAAAGAAACTCTCTCCAGTCCTTCTCGCTTTTTTACGGGTCTCAATCACGCTCTCAACAATAAGATGGCAGGAAACTTTGTGACCGCGTTTTACTGCGTGATCGATACGGAAAAAAATTCGATTCTTTTTTCCAACGCGGGACACAATCATCCTTTGCTCTTACAAAATGCGACGGACACGATGATTCCTCTCGAGACAAAAGGAAAACTCATCGGAGTGATTCCGGATCTTTTCTTTGAGGAGAATTCGACTGCGTTCCGCGTCGGAGATCGTCTCGTTCTTTACACCGACGGACTTTCGGAACATTCTTCCGAAGATCGATCCAAAAGATACACGGAAGAATTGGTTTCTCTCTCAATCCGAAAATCGATCTCTAAAAATGGGAAGGATGCTTCGGAGCAGATCGTGGAAGACAGCATCGACTATTGCAATCGTCCGAAGTTCGACGACGACGTTACCCTTCTCGTAATCGACCGCAAATAA
- a CDS encoding LIC10816 family protein: MNAITIFALALLAVPVFARFARVTKEAMGRYHLIGLGGLFLILGEATRMTADKISPIATLLPVIDIVTVVLAYAGVLFGTLWLSVYYIKHPNEI; encoded by the coding sequence ATGAATGCAATCACGATCTTTGCGCTTGCGTTGTTGGCAGTTCCTGTTTTTGCCCGTTTTGCTCGGGTGACAAAAGAAGCGATGGGAAGATATCACCTGATCGGCTTGGGAGGTTTGTTCTTGATCTTGGGGGAAGCAACCCGGATGACAGCAGATAAAATCTCGCCGATTGCGACACTTCTTCCGGTCATTGACATTGTCACTGTGGTCTTAGCTTACGCGGGGGTTCTCTTCGGGACACTGTGGTTATCAGTGTATTACATAAAACACCCGAATGAAATTTGA
- a CDS encoding metallophosphoesterase translates to MENQISRFLVFLSVFTLIIGLGYTYTGFRLIPGLGAQGWVSWFAWGLIFLFTLSIPVSYYISLTSNQERIQTAFSYLAFTGLGFFTILFSLVILKDITTASFHGFTSFFPNVSGAENGDGSDLIQRRDFLNQILSFSVLGLAGGLTGIGFYQAHKKLKVISVDILEKNLHSSLEGFKIVQISDIHIGPTIKKEFLESVVKAVNDLEPDLIAITGDLVDGPVSKLGHHITPLADLKSKHGTFFVTGNHEYYSGALSWIRELKGHGIQVLLNENKILKHGTANITLAGVTDLKAGTIIVEHTTDPHKAMRGGENGDYKILLAHQPNSVFESAKAGFDLQLSGHTHGGQYFPGNLLIYLAQKFVAGLHRHESTWIYVSRGTGYWGPPLRLGAPSEISVIQLKKES, encoded by the coding sequence ATGGAAAATCAGATATCTCGTTTCCTCGTTTTTCTTTCCGTCTTTACCCTGATCATAGGGTTGGGTTATACATATACGGGTTTTCGTTTGATTCCGGGGCTCGGAGCTCAGGGTTGGGTTTCATGGTTTGCCTGGGGATTGATTTTCCTCTTCACTTTGAGTATTCCCGTAAGTTATTATATCAGTCTTACATCCAATCAGGAAAGAATTCAGACCGCTTTTTCTTATCTCGCTTTTACGGGACTTGGGTTCTTTACGATTCTTTTTAGTCTCGTGATTTTGAAAGACATAACCACCGCTTCCTTTCACGGGTTTACCAGCTTCTTTCCAAACGTTTCCGGAGCCGAGAACGGAGACGGCTCGGATCTGATCCAGAGGAGAGACTTTTTAAATCAGATTCTTAGCTTTTCGGTTTTGGGACTTGCGGGAGGACTGACGGGGATCGGATTCTATCAGGCTCATAAGAAATTGAAAGTAATCTCCGTGGACATTTTGGAGAAGAATCTTCATTCTTCCTTGGAAGGTTTTAAGATCGTCCAGATTTCCGACATTCACATCGGACCCACGATTAAAAAAGAATTTTTAGAATCCGTTGTAAAAGCGGTCAACGACTTGGAACCGGATCTCATCGCGATTACAGGAGATCTCGTGGACGGACCGGTAAGTAAACTTGGACATCATATCACTCCGTTAGCCGATCTCAAATCCAAACACGGAACTTTCTTTGTGACCGGAAATCATGAATACTATTCCGGGGCTCTTTCTTGGATCCGTGAATTGAAAGGTCATGGGATTCAGGTTTTGTTAAACGAAAACAAGATCTTGAAACACGGGACCGCGAATATTACGCTTGCGGGTGTGACCGATCTCAAAGCGGGAACGATCATCGTGGAACATACGACCGATCCTCATAAGGCGATGAGAGGAGGGGAGAATGGGGATTACAAAATTCTTCTCGCGCATCAACCCAATAGCGTTTTTGAAAGCGCGAAGGCCGGCTTTGATCTTCAGCTTTCCGGTCATACACACGGAGGTCAGTATTTTCCCGGGAATCTTTTGATCTATCTCGCACAGAAATTTGTCGCGGGACTTCACAGACACGAATCGACCTGGATCTATGTAAGTCGGGGCACCGGTTATTGGGGGCCTCCTCTCCGTCTCGGAGCTCCGTCCGAAATCAGCGTGATTCAGCTGAAGAAAGAATCTTAA
- a CDS encoding phage holin family protein, with product MTHLLFSLILMSLVVEFVFPLINPDFHVVGGWINSIIVVFAFVLINAFMRLILIIMTLGIGIVFYYLSLGLIGLIINAWVILIIGDWFPGTLSVPGFWSAFLGGILLVLANYVGKTESKERKKEKKKS from the coding sequence ATGACCCATCTTTTATTCTCCCTAATTCTGATGTCCCTCGTTGTGGAATTCGTCTTTCCCTTAATCAATCCTGATTTTCACGTCGTAGGAGGTTGGATCAATTCTATCATCGTCGTCTTTGCGTTTGTTTTGATCAACGCGTTCATGAGATTGATTTTGATCATCATGACTCTTGGAATCGGAATCGTTTTTTATTATCTGAGTTTGGGTTTGATCGGTTTGATCATCAACGCTTGGGTGATCTTGATCATAGGAGATTGGTTTCCGGGAACTCTTTCGGTCCCAGGTTTTTGGTCCGCGTTCTTGGGAGGAATTCTTCTTGTTCTTGCGAACTACGTGGGAAAGACGGAATCCAAAGAGAGAAAAAAAGAAAAGAAAAAATCTTAG
- a CDS encoding TetR/AcrR family transcriptional regulator codes for MSVMEQDEVKLRIMEKALELFLKYGYAKTRMEEIARTLKISRKTLYKHFENKNHLLFEILSAKHKRMSKKMMEISEDESLSVHEKVKAINEFKVSQFPAGANEFILEIRDQAPDHYAYIKEVRTESISKSIQTLIRQGIERGEIRSDVNTTIFAALINSAIEMTATPELLLNSPYSMVQLQQEIHHILFYGIMNPASEPAKIAK; via the coding sequence ATGAGTGTGATGGAGCAGGATGAAGTAAAACTCCGAATTATGGAAAAGGCGCTTGAGCTTTTTCTAAAATACGGTTATGCGAAGACGAGGATGGAGGAGATCGCGAGAACTCTCAAAATTTCCAGAAAAACTCTCTACAAACACTTCGAAAATAAAAATCACCTCCTCTTCGAAATTCTCAGCGCCAAACATAAAAGAATGAGCAAGAAGATGATGGAGATCAGCGAAGACGAATCTCTTTCGGTTCATGAAAAGGTAAAAGCGATCAACGAATTCAAGGTGAGCCAGTTTCCCGCAGGCGCCAATGAATTCATTTTAGAAATCAGAGATCAGGCGCCGGATCACTACGCTTATATTAAGGAAGTGAGAACGGAATCCATTTCCAAATCCATCCAAACTCTCATTCGACAAGGAATTGAAAGAGGGGAAATCAGAAGCGACGTAAATACTACGATCTTTGCCGCCTTGATCAACTCCGCGATCGAGATGACCGCGACTCCGGAACTACTTCTTAATTCTCCTTACTCGATGGTTCAGTTACAGCAGGAAATTCATCATATTCTTTTTTATGGAATTATGAATCCCGCTTCCGAACCCGCTAAGATCGCCAAGTAA
- the leuA2 gene encoding 2-isopropylmalate synthase LeuA2 — MNQDSKSGTVESVREVTSFGNKKEIQSFSEILQNPLPKHPPFFMDVTLRDGNQALRKPWNLDQKETIFRQLLKLGVQGIEVGFASSNDQEFEACSYLSSIAPENVVISSLSRAVEKEIEISWKAIQKAPKPRIHIVYPISAFTIENVLKTTPEKVLERISESVAYAKSLVGSRGEVQFSGEHFGDSLENLDFAVEAFRTALNFGADVVNLPNTVERYRPWLFVSMVKAVTNSLPEDTRISIHTHNDLGMATATTVESYFSGAVQLETALNGLGERAGNTNTYEVAIALHNCGVNVPLNFSAIYETSRLVSYLSDVPIYEKAPLIGEDVISHRSGIHQDGVAKTRHLQKGAYRAFDAGLIGRPEGDRIEFTSQSGRSAVFCILRDAGEEITLEDAGKLQPILKKISEESGRGELSLEEIQVEWKKMKSLPQKTS; from the coding sequence ATGAATCAAGACTCGAAATCTGGAACCGTTGAATCAGTTCGAGAAGTAACCTCTTTCGGAAACAAAAAGGAGATCCAATCCTTTTCCGAAATTTTACAAAACCCTCTTCCGAAACATCCGCCCTTCTTTATGGACGTGACCTTGAGAGACGGCAACCAAGCGCTTCGTAAACCTTGGAATCTTGATCAAAAGGAAACGATCTTTCGTCAACTTTTGAAACTCGGAGTACAAGGAATCGAAGTTGGGTTTGCGTCCTCCAATGATCAAGAATTCGAAGCTTGCAGTTATCTTTCTTCTATCGCGCCTGAAAACGTAGTCATCTCTTCTCTTTCGAGAGCCGTTGAAAAGGAGATCGAAATTTCTTGGAAGGCGATTCAGAAAGCTCCGAAACCAAGAATTCATATCGTATATCCGATCTCGGCGTTTACGATTGAAAACGTTTTGAAAACAACTCCCGAAAAAGTTTTGGAAAGAATTTCAGAATCCGTCGCTTATGCAAAGAGTCTCGTCGGTTCTCGCGGAGAGGTTCAGTTTTCAGGAGAACACTTCGGCGATTCTCTGGAGAATTTGGATTTTGCGGTAGAGGCTTTTCGCACCGCTTTGAACTTCGGAGCCGACGTAGTCAATCTTCCGAATACCGTGGAACGTTATCGTCCTTGGCTTTTTGTTTCGATGGTCAAGGCCGTGACAAACTCTCTTCCCGAAGATACGAGAATTTCGATTCACACTCACAACGACTTGGGAATGGCGACTGCGACCACCGTCGAATCCTACTTTTCAGGAGCGGTTCAACTGGAGACCGCCTTAAACGGGTTAGGTGAAAGAGCGGGAAACACAAACACATACGAAGTCGCGATCGCACTTCACAACTGCGGAGTCAACGTTCCTCTGAATTTTTCGGCGATCTATGAAACGTCTCGTTTGGTTTCTTATCTTTCGGACGTTCCCATCTATGAGAAGGCTCCTTTGATCGGAGAAGACGTGATCTCTCACAGATCCGGGATTCACCAGGATGGAGTCGCGAAGACCCGACATCTTCAAAAAGGCGCCTATCGCGCGTTTGACGCCGGTTTAATAGGAAGGCCCGAAGGTGATAGAATCGAATTTACGAGTCAGTCGGGAAGAAGCGCGGTCTTTTGTATTCTAAGAGACGCCGGAGAAGAAATCACTCTCGAAGACGCGGGCAAATTGCAGCCGATCTTAAAAAAGATTTCGGAAGAATCCGGAAGAGGCGAACTGAGTCTGGAAGAAATTCAAGTGGAATGGAAAAAGATGAAATCGCTTCCGCAAAAAACTTCTTGA
- a CDS encoding 2-hydroxymuconate tautomerase family protein encodes MPYVNIRITKEGATKEQKAQLIAGTTQLLKDVLGKNPQTTFVIIDEVDTDNWGIGFDQVTELRKKGN; translated from the coding sequence ATGCCCTACGTCAATATTCGAATCACAAAAGAAGGAGCGACCAAGGAACAAAAGGCACAGTTGATCGCAGGGACCACACAACTTCTCAAAGACGTTCTTGGTAAAAATCCCCAAACTACTTTTGTAATCATCGACGAGGTGGATACGGATAATTGGGGAATCGGTTTTGATCAGGTTACGGAGCTTCGAAAGAAGGGGAATTGA
- a CDS encoding DsbA family protein, with protein MNQNDSLQHSILYAADPLCPWSYGFGPVLERIQKEYNDKIRFSLVLGGLRFGETAEPLTPEFARALKHEWKDAEALTKQPFQLGILEQKDIRYDSFPACKAVISAQKIKPEIAFQYLHAFSKAFYHENQDPTSVETFATIAERFEIPKKEFQSVFEDKDTEMETLNDFYFGFSLGVSAFPSLVFSDGAESGILARGYHSYEQLDSILKDYFRAVRF; from the coding sequence TTGAACCAGAACGATTCTCTCCAACATTCCATTCTCTACGCGGCCGACCCGCTCTGTCCCTGGTCTTACGGTTTTGGCCCGGTCTTAGAAAGAATCCAAAAAGAATACAACGACAAGATTCGATTTTCTCTCGTCCTTGGGGGCCTTCGATTTGGAGAAACCGCCGAACCGCTGACTCCGGAATTTGCCCGCGCCTTAAAACACGAATGGAAAGACGCGGAAGCTCTCACCAAACAACCGTTTCAACTCGGGATTCTCGAACAAAAAGATATCAGATACGATTCTTTTCCGGCCTGCAAGGCGGTCATAAGCGCGCAAAAAATCAAACCCGAAATCGCATTCCAATATTTGCATGCATTTTCCAAAGCATTCTATCATGAGAATCAAGATCCAACTTCGGTTGAAACCTTTGCGACGATCGCGGAGCGATTCGAAATTCCTAAAAAAGAATTTCAGTCGGTCTTTGAAGACAAAGATACGGAGATGGAAACACTCAACGATTTCTATTTCGGATTTTCTTTGGGAGTGAGCGCCTTTCCGAGTTTGGTTTTTTCGGACGGAGCTGAAAGCGGCATCCTCGCGAGAGGATACCATTCTTACGAACAATTGGATTCTATCTTAAAAGATTATTTTCGAGCGGTTCGATTCTAA
- a CDS encoding tetratricopeptide repeat protein — translation MKLQQALEFVKKGNLPGAKEALLQYLKENPEDPIGNYHLAMCHSHLNELEPAEERFIKAISLDESFVSARVGLGVLYAKKKDKPKAEIQFTKVLEIDENNLNAKKNLASLYTGTGNYNKALELYLSTPESERKDVVSLYAISFCYLKLDQLPQARTFFQELEKLPVPEPMKKDISELKSLIEEKNIESEGIWTLLKKPDSFEE, via the coding sequence ATGAAACTGCAACAAGCTTTAGAATTCGTAAAAAAGGGAAATCTCCCGGGAGCCAAAGAAGCTCTCCTTCAATATCTCAAAGAAAATCCGGAAGATCCGATCGGGAACTATCATCTCGCCATGTGCCATTCTCACTTGAACGAATTGGAACCTGCGGAAGAACGTTTTATCAAAGCGATCTCTTTGGATGAGTCCTTTGTTTCGGCGAGGGTCGGTCTCGGCGTTTTGTATGCAAAGAAAAAAGACAAACCGAAGGCTGAAATTCAATTCACCAAAGTTCTCGAAATCGACGAGAACAATCTAAACGCAAAAAAGAATCTCGCTTCTCTTTATACCGGAACCGGAAATTATAACAAGGCTCTGGAATTATATCTTTCAACTCCGGAATCGGAAAGAAAGGACGTCGTCTCCTTGTATGCGATTTCATTTTGTTATCTGAAGTTGGACCAACTTCCGCAAGCGAGAACGTTCTTTCAAGAACTCGAAAAACTTCCCGTCCCAGAGCCGATGAAAAAAGATATTTCCGAACTCAAAAGTCTCATCGAGGAAAAAAATATCGAATCCGAAGGAATCTGGACTCTTCTCAAAAAACCGGATTCTTTCGAAGAATAA
- a CDS encoding class I SAM-dependent methyltransferase has product MKCFDQIRFQRRFFDRFSSSYHFLNFLSFGLATLTRKRSLSTLRISEGETICDLMCGDGSNIGIIKKKFGKNPILGVDISKRMIQRARKRFGENNVTYFAENALSSSISSDSCDAVSCTFGLKTLSIEQRRILFSEVYRILKPSGTFVFTELSRPKYGISYFIWNLYFRHLLPLLGRFFLLPFVGKKYLSQSIDSYESIVKDESNFRSFFSHVHLFSWYGGIVTGAYGRK; this is encoded by the coding sequence ATGAAATGTTTTGATCAGATTCGTTTTCAGAGAAGATTCTTTGATCGTTTTTCTTCGAGTTATCATTTTCTGAATTTTCTTTCGTTCGGGTTGGCGACCTTAACCAGAAAACGTTCTCTTTCCACTTTAAGGATTTCGGAAGGAGAAACGATTTGTGATTTGATGTGCGGGGACGGAAGTAATATCGGAATTATAAAAAAGAAATTTGGAAAGAATCCGATTCTTGGAGTTGATATTTCCAAACGTATGATTCAACGCGCTCGAAAACGTTTTGGCGAAAACAACGTTACGTATTTTGCGGAGAATGCGCTTTCTTCTTCCATCTCCTCCGATTCTTGCGACGCGGTCAGTTGTACATTCGGTTTAAAAACGTTGTCGATTGAACAGAGAAGAATCCTATTTTCAGAAGTCTATCGGATTCTAAAACCGTCAGGAACTTTTGTCTTTACCGAATTATCCAGACCGAAATACGGAATATCGTATTTTATTTGGAATCTTTATTTCCGGCATTTGCTTCCGCTTTTAGGAAGATTCTTTCTGCTTCCATTCGTTGGAAAAAAATATTTGTCTCAGTCTATCGATTCTTATGAAAGCATCGTAAAGGATGAATCAAATTTTCGTTCATTTTTTTCTCACGTCCATCTTTTCAGCTGGTATGGCGGTATCGTTACGGGAGCTTACGGAAGAAAATAG